In the genome of Myroides phaeus, one region contains:
- a CDS encoding RagB/SusD family nutrient uptake outer membrane protein, giving the protein MKNRIFKYIIGAFVISTSLVSCSLDTSPTDAVEESKVFTTTADNEKVLIGAWGQLMESFYSFANPGYGAFLRAGDAMGSDVVLNGRYGFRDHYAFKALYGRGGTNTHSWELTYNTINNVNHVITKVDASEGSVSDKKRIKGQALALRGFMYLHLASNYSFAIDVNPNALTAPIYLEPTSINSSPKALASVRELYNQAVQDLEEALSLIPDTQTYRRGNAKGKIDQEVVLGLLSRATLYARDWEKAKKYSDALLAINDYLMTEEEYKSGFNDASNKEWIWGHQQTPNQSDASYQFNFLDVTSKESFYFSFNADPYFREMFDEGDYRKKMIYWAPDPANDKPKEGDEAYMRYAKFKFKAGQIADIVLMRTSEIYLINAEAKAQLGDGDALNRLNALKVARGGSQMNGLQGKALLEAIWVERRKELFGEGFSLVDIIRNQQSVVRKSYPQTKLVPFSYEVLDSNGKVNVVTVNLLPLGHRILNFPDQSDFAPNSKYYLFRVPLVEERENGNI; this is encoded by the coding sequence ATGAAGAATAGAATTTTTAAATATATAATTGGTGCTTTTGTAATTTCAACGTCTTTGGTGTCTTGTAGTTTAGATACTTCACCAACGGATGCAGTTGAAGAGTCAAAAGTGTTTACAACTACCGCTGATAATGAGAAGGTGTTGATAGGAGCTTGGGGACAATTAATGGAGTCTTTTTACTCTTTTGCTAATCCAGGTTATGGCGCTTTTTTAAGAGCAGGAGATGCTATGGGGAGTGATGTCGTATTGAATGGGAGATATGGTTTTCGCGATCATTATGCTTTTAAGGCTTTATATGGTAGAGGAGGAACGAATACACATAGTTGGGAGTTGACTTATAATACGATTAATAATGTCAACCACGTTATAACAAAAGTAGATGCTTCTGAAGGGAGTGTAAGTGATAAGAAAAGAATAAAAGGGCAAGCGTTAGCATTAAGAGGATTTATGTATTTGCATTTAGCTTCAAATTATTCTTTTGCAATAGACGTAAATCCAAATGCATTAACAGCTCCGATTTATTTAGAACCTACAAGTATAAATAGTAGTCCGAAAGCCTTAGCAAGTGTTAGAGAGCTGTATAATCAAGCTGTACAAGATTTAGAAGAAGCATTGTCTTTAATTCCAGACACACAGACGTACCGACGTGGTAATGCTAAAGGTAAAATAGACCAGGAAGTTGTATTAGGGCTATTGTCAAGAGCAACTTTGTATGCAAGGGATTGGGAGAAAGCTAAAAAATATTCAGATGCTTTGTTAGCGATAAATGATTATTTGATGACAGAGGAGGAGTATAAAAGTGGTTTTAATGACGCTTCAAATAAAGAGTGGATTTGGGGACATCAACAAACGCCGAATCAAAGTGATGCTTCTTATCAGTTTAATTTTTTAGACGTTACTTCAAAAGAGAGTTTTTATTTTAGCTTTAATGCAGATCCTTATTTTAGAGAAATGTTTGATGAAGGAGATTATAGAAAGAAGATGATATATTGGGCTCCAGATCCAGCAAATGACAAACCAAAAGAAGGAGATGAGGCTTATATGCGTTATGCAAAGTTTAAGTTCAAGGCAGGACAAATTGCTGATATTGTTTTAATGCGTACTTCGGAGATTTATTTGATTAATGCAGAGGCAAAAGCACAATTAGGAGATGGGGATGCGTTAAATAGATTGAATGCCCTAAAAGTAGCTCGTGGTGGAAGTCAGATGAATGGATTACAAGGCAAGGCTTTGTTGGAGGCTATTTGGGTAGAGCGTAGGAAAGAACTTTTTGGAGAAGGATTTAGTCTTGTTGATATAATACGCAATCAACAAAGTGTAGTTAGGAAAAGTTATCCACAGACAAAGCTGGTTCCTTTTTCATATGAGGTATTAGATTCAAATGGGAAAGTGAATGTAGTAACAGTAAATCTATTGCCATTAGGTCATCGTATTTTAAACTTTCCAGATCAGAGTGATTTTGCGCCTAATAGTAAATATTATTTGTTTAGAGTGCCATTAGTTGAAGAAAGAGAAAATGGAAATATCTAA
- a CDS encoding SusC/RagA family TonB-linked outer membrane protein, which produces MQKIYTILFVFASIITLQAQERLVSGNVSDTGGTLPGVSVIIQGTNQGTMTDLDGGYSIKVNEGQVLEFSFIGYQTQKVTYKGQDVINVTLQYESSELSEVVIQVPYGTANKKTYTGSVGLIQAKTIEKSQVSNVSKALEGSVAGLQSFSASGQPGSEATIRIRGVGSINAKSDPLYVVDGVPYEGGLSAIAASDIESISVLKDATAATLYGSRAANGVIMITTKQGKRETEPQIEITAKHGISNRARSDYKQLSTNQYMELQWEAIRNGQMDNSKMSASEAAAYASTNLVNSIGINPYGLDNPRPVGLDGKLLPGLKPLWNDDWSDALSQNARYTDVNLRVSGGSAKSRYYVSGGYLNDQGYVLESGFKRFNLRSNIIMDAKDWLEIGMNVSASHSIQDYPKQDDSAITNVIGFARGLPSFYPIYERNLTTGEYLIDPSTGERIFDYGNYRKTSYNKYNLVATLPQDKSEIKKDVATFRTYGQIKFLENLKFKSSLNIDYNSTYNHNVSNPDFGPSSANGGSVSRRNTRTVSMTFNNVLNYNLDIDDKNSLSLMAGQEYYQYDSNYFGGVRQQIIKAGFEEPDAASRLVDFYGKADAYKMMSFFGNAQYSYDKKYYLSASYRRDGSSRFSPKNRWGDFWSVGASWRIIDEDFMSNYRDTWLSNALFKASYGAQGNDNIGYYAYQSLFSIYNNLGESGLVASRLETPELSWETNMNLNIGLDLSFFNNRLNTSIEYFERRSKDLLFDKALAPSLGFSSIQENVGAVNNYGWEFTVDGSPIQTDDWRLHLGLNLTTYKNKITSLPTKEMWSGSKKWVEGGSIYDFYMVEWAGVNSANGNPQWYIQNTDGTKRITEDYSELDVKDKVYKGNSLPDVTGGFQAELAYKNWELSANFTYTIGGKIYNRDKLSLYSESGDGGTWSRDMLDRWTPENPNTDVVRLTTDPKSSWTRESDRFLVDRSFLKLKNITLTYNLPQEWLRKIKLNSASLFFQAENLFTLTKEQGLDPEQTFAGTTYFRYPSMRTISLGLNVKL; this is translated from the coding sequence ATGCAAAAAATCTACACTATTTTATTTGTATTTGCGAGTATAATTACGTTGCAAGCACAAGAAAGACTTGTATCCGGTAATGTTAGTGATACAGGAGGAACGCTACCTGGAGTAAGCGTAATAATTCAAGGAACCAATCAAGGTACAATGACTGATCTTGATGGAGGATATTCGATCAAAGTAAATGAAGGACAAGTTTTAGAGTTTTCATTTATTGGTTATCAAACTCAGAAAGTAACTTATAAAGGACAAGATGTAATCAATGTCACATTACAATATGAGTCAAGTGAGTTGTCTGAGGTTGTCATTCAAGTTCCTTATGGTACAGCAAACAAAAAGACTTATACAGGTTCGGTTGGTTTAATTCAAGCGAAGACAATTGAAAAGTCACAAGTGAGCAATGTATCAAAAGCATTAGAAGGTTCTGTTGCAGGGTTACAATCTTTTTCAGCAAGTGGCCAGCCAGGGTCAGAAGCAACAATTCGCATTAGAGGTGTTGGTTCTATCAATGCCAAAAGTGATCCGTTATATGTAGTGGATGGTGTTCCCTATGAAGGAGGATTATCTGCAATTGCAGCATCAGATATTGAGTCTATCTCTGTATTGAAAGACGCAACAGCAGCAACATTATATGGGTCTCGTGCAGCTAATGGGGTGATTATGATTACAACAAAGCAAGGGAAAAGAGAAACAGAACCACAGATTGAAATTACTGCAAAACACGGTATAAGTAATCGTGCCAGAAGTGATTATAAGCAGTTAAGTACAAATCAGTATATGGAGTTGCAATGGGAGGCAATTCGAAACGGACAAATGGACAATTCAAAGATGTCTGCTTCAGAGGCTGCCGCTTATGCTTCAACGAATTTAGTAAACTCTATTGGTATTAATCCTTACGGATTAGATAATCCACGTCCAGTAGGCTTAGACGGAAAACTATTGCCAGGATTGAAACCATTGTGGAATGACGATTGGAGTGATGCATTGTCACAAAATGCAAGATATACAGATGTGAACCTAAGAGTAAGTGGAGGAAGTGCAAAATCACGATACTATGTTTCTGGGGGCTATTTGAATGATCAAGGATATGTTTTAGAATCAGGTTTTAAGCGTTTTAACCTTCGATCTAATATCATTATGGATGCGAAAGATTGGTTAGAAATAGGAATGAATGTTTCAGCTTCTCACTCGATTCAAGATTATCCTAAGCAAGATGATAGCGCGATTACGAATGTAATTGGATTTGCACGTGGTTTACCTTCTTTTTATCCTATCTATGAACGCAATTTGACAACAGGAGAGTATCTGATAGATCCTTCAACAGGAGAGCGTATTTTTGATTATGGGAATTATAGAAAAACCTCTTATAACAAGTATAATTTAGTAGCAACGTTGCCACAAGATAAAAGTGAGATTAAGAAAGACGTGGCTACTTTCCGTACTTATGGTCAGATTAAGTTTTTAGAGAATTTAAAGTTTAAGTCTTCTTTGAACATTGATTACAATAGTACATATAATCACAATGTATCAAATCCAGATTTTGGTCCATCATCGGCCAATGGAGGAAGTGTGTCTCGCAGAAATACACGTACTGTTAGTATGACCTTTAATAACGTTTTGAATTATAACTTAGATATTGATGATAAGAATTCATTGTCATTAATGGCAGGACAAGAATACTATCAGTATGATTCAAATTATTTTGGAGGTGTTCGTCAGCAAATTATTAAGGCAGGGTTTGAAGAGCCTGATGCAGCATCGAGGTTAGTAGATTTTTACGGTAAAGCAGATGCATACAAGATGATGAGTTTCTTTGGTAATGCACAGTATTCATACGATAAGAAATATTATTTATCAGCTTCATATCGTAGAGATGGTTCTTCTCGTTTCTCACCAAAAAATAGATGGGGAGATTTTTGGTCAGTAGGTGCATCTTGGAGAATTATTGATGAAGATTTTATGAGTAACTACCGAGACACTTGGTTGTCAAATGCATTGTTTAAAGCAAGTTATGGGGCGCAAGGGAACGATAATATAGGTTATTATGCTTATCAGTCGTTGTTTTCTATCTATAATAATTTAGGAGAATCGGGATTAGTTGCTTCACGTTTAGAAACTCCAGAATTGTCTTGGGAAACTAATATGAATTTAAACATTGGATTAGATCTTAGTTTCTTTAATAATCGTTTAAATACTTCGATTGAATATTTTGAGCGCAGATCAAAAGATTTATTGTTTGATAAAGCATTAGCACCCTCATTAGGTTTTTCATCAATACAAGAAAATGTAGGAGCTGTTAATAATTATGGATGGGAATTTACAGTAGATGGTTCGCCAATACAAACAGATGACTGGAGATTGCATTTAGGTTTGAATTTAACAACTTATAAAAATAAGATTACTTCACTTCCAACAAAAGAGATGTGGAGTGGTTCTAAGAAGTGGGTAGAAGGAGGATCAATTTACGATTTCTATATGGTAGAATGGGCAGGAGTTAATTCGGCAAATGGAAATCCACAATGGTATATTCAGAATACAGATGGTACAAAAAGGATTACAGAAGACTATTCAGAATTAGACGTAAAGGATAAGGTTTATAAAGGTAATTCACTACCAGATGTAACAGGTGGTTTTCAAGCAGAGTTGGCTTATAAGAATTGGGAATTATCAGCTAATTTCACTTATACTATTGGAGGGAAGATTTACAATAGAGATAAATTAAGTCTATACAGTGAAAGTGGAGATGGAGGTACTTGGAGTCGTGATATGTTAGACCGTTGGACCCCTGAAAATCCGAATACTGATGTTGTAAGATTAACGACAGATCCTAAAAGTTCTTGGACAAGAGAATCAGATCGTTTCTTGGTAGATAGATCATTTTTAAAGTTAAAAAATATAACGCTGACCTATAACTTACCACAAGAGTGGTTAAGAAAAATAAAACTAAATTCAGCGAGCTTGTTCTTTCAAGCAGAAAACTTGTTTACGTTGACAAAAGAGCAAGGTTTAGATCCTGAACAAACTTTTGCAGGAACAACATATTTTCGTTACCCTTCTATGAGAACAATTTCATTAGGGTTGAATGTTAAACTATAA
- a CDS encoding alpha/beta fold hydrolase, with translation MERTLKEDGKFRYVEIGEGTPIIILHGLMGGLSNFDGVTNFFPKQGYKVVLPELPLYTNSILKTNVKAFAKFVKDFIDTKGYEKVILLGNSLGGHIALYFSKMYPEYLKAMVLTGSSGLYESAMGDSYPKRGNYEYIKKKAEDVFYDPTIATKELVDEVFSTVNDRMKVIKTITIAKSAIRHNMSKDLPNIQIPTCLIWGKNDKVTPPEVAIEFNELLPDASLFWIEKCGHAAMMEHPDQFNELLFAWFNERNIK, from the coding sequence ATGGAGCGAACTTTAAAAGAAGATGGTAAATTCCGTTATGTTGAAATTGGTGAAGGAACACCGATTATCATTCTACACGGATTAATGGGAGGTCTAAGCAACTTTGACGGTGTTACAAATTTTTTCCCTAAACAAGGTTATAAGGTAGTTCTACCAGAACTTCCTCTTTATACAAATAGCATTTTGAAAACAAACGTAAAAGCTTTTGCAAAATTTGTAAAAGATTTTATTGATACAAAAGGCTATGAAAAAGTTATCCTGCTTGGAAATTCTCTTGGCGGGCATATTGCGTTATATTTTTCGAAAATGTATCCTGAATATCTTAAAGCTATGGTTTTAACAGGAAGCTCTGGATTATATGAAAGCGCTATGGGAGATAGCTACCCTAAAAGAGGAAATTACGAATACATCAAGAAAAAAGCAGAAGATGTTTTTTACGACCCTACTATAGCAACAAAAGAATTAGTTGATGAAGTTTTTTCGACTGTTAATGATCGAATGAAAGTTATCAAAACAATTACAATTGCTAAAAGTGCTATTAGACACAATATGTCTAAAGACTTACCTAATATTCAAATTCCAACTTGTCTAATTTGGGGTAAAAATGATAAAGTAACTCCACCTGAAGTTGCTATTGAATTTAACGAACTTCTTCCAGATGCAAGTTTATTCTGGATAGAAAAATGTGGTCATGCTGCAATGATGGAACATCCAGATCAATTCAACGAACTTTTGTTCGCTTGGTTTAATGAAAGAAATATCAAATAA
- a CDS encoding FtsL-like putative cell division protein, protein MKITSPKDIIKAKILVNEGSAKTWAFIIYVIVLSLLLIGNTQSYESKVFKIAKLTHDVKMLRAEFVDTRSELMELKMESTITKNLEEDGIFPSETPPMKIKVSIEKVKKSFWSKLWQ, encoded by the coding sequence ATGAAAATAACAAGTCCAAAAGATATAATCAAAGCTAAGATCCTTGTAAATGAAGGTTCTGCTAAGACTTGGGCTTTTATTATCTATGTTATTGTTCTGAGTTTATTGTTAATTGGAAATACGCAATCTTATGAGTCAAAAGTTTTTAAGATAGCTAAGCTTACACACGATGTGAAAATGTTGCGTGCAGAATTTGTTGATACACGATCAGAATTGATGGAATTGAAGATGGAGTCAACAATTACAAAGAATTTGGAAGAGGATGGGATTTTTCCATCAGAAACGCCTCCAATGAAAATTAAAGTTTCAATTGAAAAAGTAAAAAAAAGTTTTTGGAGTAAGCTATGGCAGTAA
- a CDS encoding response regulator transcription factor, protein MLYIGVLDGQDIMRYALKHIISELTNSAFEISELGDLAELRQFLVSHSNGVVILDPYCSTVDSQIEQVVSMRNQFVTSSWLLCFKELNESWLRQFLGNRKPQFNILFKDDRLTVIQEGLLKTLCAEKYVSPRITNKILEHEESIKKVEQILTNSEREILKEIASGKMTKEIASDRSISVHTVITHRKNIFKKLGVNNVHDATRYAIRAGIITVNEYYI, encoded by the coding sequence ATGTTGTATATTGGGGTTTTAGACGGTCAAGATATTATGAGATATGCATTAAAGCATATCATAAGTGAGCTTACAAATTCAGCATTTGAGATTAGCGAATTAGGGGATTTGGCAGAATTACGTCAGTTTTTAGTTTCACATTCAAATGGAGTAGTAATCTTAGATCCTTATTGTTCTACTGTTGATAGTCAAATAGAGCAAGTTGTAAGTATGCGAAATCAATTTGTAACTTCTTCGTGGTTGTTGTGTTTTAAAGAATTGAATGAATCTTGGTTAAGGCAATTTTTAGGAAATAGAAAACCACAATTTAATATTCTTTTTAAAGATGATAGATTAACTGTTATTCAAGAAGGATTATTGAAAACACTTTGTGCAGAGAAATACGTGTCTCCACGAATAACTAATAAAATTTTGGAGCACGAGGAGAGTATTAAAAAAGTTGAGCAAATATTAACTAACTCTGAAAGAGAAATTTTGAAAGAGATTGCATCAGGAAAGATGACAAAAGAGATTGCTTCTGATAGAAGTATAAGTGTACATACTGTAATTACTCATAGAAAAAATATCTTTAAGAAATTAGGAGTAAATAATGTGCACGATGCAACACGCTATGCTATTAGAGCGGGGATAATAACTGTAAATGAATATTACATTTAA
- the mraZ gene encoding division/cell wall cluster transcriptional repressor MraZ, protein MTSIIGTYECKIDTKGRVLVPASLKKQLPAIADGFVLKRSVFETCLELWPMQEWNVMMGKLKKLNPFDKKNDKFIRRFMAGVKNVEIDDAGRLLIAKDLIEFAGINKELVFSSKIGIIEIWDKKLYEVSLIDEEDDDFGELAQDVMSNINFDE, encoded by the coding sequence TTGACGTCAATAATAGGGACATATGAATGCAAAATAGACACTAAGGGAAGAGTGTTGGTTCCTGCTTCTTTAAAGAAGCAGTTGCCTGCTATTGCCGATGGTTTTGTGTTAAAAAGATCTGTTTTTGAGACCTGTTTAGAGCTTTGGCCTATGCAAGAATGGAATGTTATGATGGGTAAACTAAAAAAGTTAAATCCATTTGATAAGAAAAACGATAAATTTATTCGTCGTTTTATGGCAGGGGTTAAAAATGTAGAAATTGATGATGCTGGACGTTTATTAATAGCAAAAGATTTAATAGAATTTGCTGGTATAAACAAAGAATTGGTCTTCTCGTCGAAGATAGGAATAATTGAAATTTGGGATAAAAAGTTATACGAAGTTAGTTTGATAGATGAAGAAGATGATGATTTTGGAGAATTAGCACAGGATGTAATGAGTAATATTAATTTTGATGAGTAA
- a CDS encoding penicillin-binding protein, with translation MAVKGKNIYINIYLVSAFVLLMAGGIVYRLVQIQGIEGKELRAKAQDKTRIKEVDIPANRGNVYSSDGSLLATSVPVFEIRFDAVAPAEKDFYDNVKPLSDSLSVMFKKPSSYYENMLRKARKNGSRYVFIAKGLSYTQYVRVKDFPLLRRGPYKGGFISLQKTVRQHPIGKIAQRTIGYERKFEDNTFSRVGIEGAFTSYLSGVDGRRKMQSLGKDQWKPINDENEIEPIDGQDIVSTIDVYIQDIAHHALLKQLEYYSADHGCVVVMEVKTGAIRAISNLGRSESGDYYETVNYAVGEKHEPGSTFKLASLLALLEKGKSDTARIYDTYDGVVKFYNARVRDSKWGGYGKISLARGIEVSSNTVITQAVNEGFKNKPSEFTDYISSIWMDRALDISIKGGGVPYVPKPGVKGWSGLALPWMAFGYGLSITPLHTLTLYNAVANNGEMVRPQFVSEVKEFNKTVVQFDKEVLNPQIASPEVIKQVQNVLANVVVKGTGRKLSSPNFSMAGKTGTAQVNYGKGKGKDMYYSSSFAGYFPVDDPKYSCIVVIHKPDRTKSYYGADVSGPVFKRIAQKIYTDVPTTKQLKNIDAVPNVIDATYEDYYTQINDPNGVMPNVQGMYVMDAVPLLENLGLEVVVKGIGKVKKQSIIAGEKINKKQKVVLELS, from the coding sequence ATGGCAGTAAAAGGTAAAAATATTTACATCAATATTTATCTTGTTTCTGCATTTGTATTACTGATGGCAGGAGGAATTGTCTATCGCTTAGTTCAAATTCAAGGAATTGAAGGAAAAGAATTAAGAGCGAAAGCACAAGATAAAACAAGAATTAAAGAAGTGGATATTCCGGCAAATAGAGGGAATGTTTATTCTTCTGATGGAAGTTTGCTTGCAACTTCTGTACCGGTCTTTGAAATTCGTTTTGATGCTGTAGCACCAGCGGAAAAGGATTTTTATGATAATGTAAAGCCATTATCAGATTCTTTATCTGTAATGTTTAAGAAGCCTTCGAGCTATTATGAAAATATGCTTAGAAAGGCGCGTAAGAATGGAAGCCGATATGTTTTTATAGCAAAAGGGTTGAGTTATACGCAATATGTAAGAGTAAAGGATTTTCCTTTGTTAAGAAGAGGACCTTATAAAGGAGGTTTTATCTCATTACAAAAAACAGTGAGACAACATCCGATAGGGAAGATTGCGCAACGTACGATTGGGTATGAGCGTAAGTTTGAAGACAATACTTTTAGTAGAGTTGGGATCGAAGGAGCATTTACATCTTATTTGAGTGGAGTTGATGGTAGACGTAAGATGCAGAGTTTGGGTAAAGATCAATGGAAGCCTATTAATGATGAAAATGAGATTGAACCAATTGATGGACAAGATATAGTATCGACTATAGATGTATATATACAAGATATTGCGCACCACGCTTTGTTAAAGCAATTGGAATATTACAGTGCAGACCACGGTTGTGTTGTAGTAATGGAAGTGAAGACAGGAGCAATTAGGGCTATTTCTAATTTAGGACGTTCTGAAAGTGGAGATTATTATGAGACAGTGAATTATGCTGTTGGAGAAAAGCACGAACCTGGTTCTACTTTTAAGTTAGCATCATTGTTAGCTTTATTAGAAAAAGGAAAGTCAGATACAGCGCGTATTTATGATACTTATGATGGTGTTGTGAAATTTTATAATGCCCGTGTAAGAGATTCTAAATGGGGTGGATATGGAAAGATATCTTTAGCAAGAGGTATTGAAGTGTCTTCAAATACAGTGATTACACAAGCTGTAAATGAAGGATTTAAAAATAAGCCAAGCGAGTTTACTGATTATATCAGTTCTATTTGGATGGATAGAGCTTTGGATATATCAATAAAAGGAGGAGGAGTACCTTATGTTCCTAAACCAGGAGTTAAGGGATGGAGTGGATTAGCTTTACCGTGGATGGCATTTGGTTATGGATTATCTATTACTCCATTGCATACATTGACATTGTATAATGCTGTTGCAAATAATGGAGAGATGGTTAGACCACAATTTGTCTCTGAAGTAAAAGAGTTCAATAAGACGGTAGTCCAATTTGACAAGGAGGTGTTAAACCCACAAATAGCTTCTCCAGAGGTAATAAAACAAGTGCAGAATGTTTTAGCTAACGTTGTTGTAAAAGGTACAGGACGAAAATTAAGTTCTCCCAACTTTTCAATGGCGGGAAAAACTGGTACAGCACAGGTTAATTATGGAAAAGGAAAAGGGAAGGATATGTATTATTCATCTTCTTTTGCAGGATATTTTCCAGTAGATGATCCTAAGTATTCGTGTATTGTAGTAATTCATAAACCGGATAGAACTAAGAGTTATTATGGAGCAGACGTTTCTGGGCCAGTATTTAAAAGAATTGCTCAAAAGATCTATACGGATGTGCCTACTACAAAGCAATTGAAAAACATCGATGCAGTACCAAATGTGATCGATGCAACATATGAGGATTATTATACTCAAATTAACGACCCTAATGGTGTAATGCCAAATGTACAAGGAATGTATGTTATGGACGCTGTTCCTTTATTAGAGAATTTAGGATTAGAAGTGGTTGTAAAAGGAATTGGAAAAGTGAAAAAGCAATCAATAATTGCTGGAGAAAAAATAAATAAAAAACAAAAAGTAGTATTAGAACTATCGTGA
- the yihA gene encoding ribosome biogenesis GTP-binding protein YihA/YsxC, translating to MKINTAEFVVSNSESKKCPNEPIPEYAFIGRSNVGKSSLINMLTNQKYLAKTSSRPGKTQLINHFKINSNWFLVDLPGYGYAKVSKKTKSTFQKFITDYFETRQQLVSAFVLIDIRHDAQKIDLEFMQYLGESEIPFSIIFTKADKVGRQKVPQLVAKYQKQMLANNWAEMPPYFVTSSEDKTGRDEVLNYIDEINQDIFKNQGPL from the coding sequence ATGAAAATAAACACTGCTGAATTTGTTGTAAGTAATTCTGAATCTAAGAAGTGTCCTAACGAACCAATACCGGAATATGCTTTTATCGGTAGATCGAACGTTGGTAAATCTTCACTTATCAACATGCTTACAAATCAAAAATATTTAGCAAAAACATCTTCTCGTCCAGGAAAAACACAATTGATAAACCACTTTAAGATTAACTCTAATTGGTTCTTAGTTGACTTACCTGGATATGGATATGCTAAAGTTTCTAAAAAAACAAAGTCTACTTTTCAAAAATTCATTACTGACTATTTTGAAACAAGACAACAACTTGTAAGTGCTTTTGTTTTAATTGATATTAGACATGATGCTCAAAAAATCGACTTAGAATTCATGCAGTATCTTGGAGAATCTGAAATTCCTTTCAGTATTATCTTTACTAAAGCGGATAAAGTAGGTAGACAGAAAGTGCCTCAACTTGTTGCCAAATATCAAAAACAAATGTTAGCGAATAATTGGGCAGAAATGCCTCCTTACTTCGTTACCTCATCTGAAGACAAAACAGGTAGAGATGAAGTGCTAAACTATATTGATGAGATAAATCAAGATATATTTAAAAATCAAGGACCTCTATAA
- the rsmH gene encoding 16S rRNA (cytosine(1402)-N(4))-methyltransferase RsmH, which translates to MSKEEEYGYHRPVLLAESIDGLIVDPNGIYVDVTFGGGGHSREIMKRLGPDGKLFAFDQDEDALENAIDDPRFTLINQNFRHLKRYLRFYGVKEVDGVLGDLGVSSHQFDVAERGFSTRFDAELDMRMNQSGELSAYHVVNDYDEASLRQMFFMYGELKNAGSIANTIVNARQDNPIKNTDELKIVLARFLPAHRSAKILAQIYQAIRIEVNQEMDVLKEMLEQSLEVLKPGGRLSIISYHSLEDRLVKRFMKNGMFEGEPEKDFYGRFEVPMKQLGKLIIPTDEEIAINNRARSAKLRIAEKK; encoded by the coding sequence ATGAGTAAAGAAGAAGAATACGGATATCACAGACCAGTTTTATTGGCTGAAAGTATAGATGGTTTAATAGTTGATCCGAATGGGATTTATGTAGATGTGACTTTTGGAGGTGGAGGTCATTCGAGAGAAATTATGAAGCGTTTGGGGCCTGATGGAAAACTTTTTGCTTTTGATCAAGATGAGGATGCATTAGAAAACGCAATTGATGATCCGAGATTTACATTGATTAATCAAAACTTTAGACATCTTAAAAGATATTTAAGATTTTATGGAGTTAAAGAGGTTGATGGAGTATTGGGAGATTTAGGAGTTTCGTCTCATCAGTTTGATGTTGCAGAAAGAGGTTTCTCTACAAGATTTGATGCGGAATTAGATATGCGTATGAATCAGTCAGGAGAATTATCTGCTTATCATGTTGTTAATGATTACGATGAAGCAAGCTTGAGACAAATGTTCTTCATGTATGGTGAATTAAAAAATGCAGGATCGATTGCAAATACAATTGTAAATGCAAGACAAGATAATCCAATAAAAAATACGGATGAACTAAAAATTGTATTAGCAAGGTTTTTACCAGCTCATAGAAGTGCAAAGATATTAGCACAAATATATCAAGCGATTCGAATTGAGGTCAACCAAGAAATGGATGTTTTAAAGGAAATGTTAGAACAAAGTTTAGAGGTCTTAAAGCCAGGAGGTCGTTTGAGTATTATTTCATACCATTCTTTAGAGGATCGTTTAGTTAAGCGTTTTATGAAGAACGGAATGTTTGAAGGGGAGCCTGAAAAGGATTTTTATGGAAGATTTGAAGTTCCTATGAAACAATTAGGGAAATTAATAATTCCAACAGATGAAGAGATCGCGATTAATAATAGAGCGCGTTCTGCTAAACTTAGAATTGCTGAAAAGAAATAA